The Sorangiineae bacterium MSr11367 genome window below encodes:
- a CDS encoding family 20 glycosylhydrolase: protein MLYTLRWIATVAVLLFLGCASSVPDTASTSSSSLEGVALASPPPTIPALQEWIPASSEGYAFTSRSRIIVHVDDAASLAEAATVFASDLAALTSVTPAILPGTSATALPGDILMELDPGDPLLGDEGYALQVGPSISIRAHAPTGAFYATRTLLQWLRQTHSLGAGVARDWPRHTERGLMVDVGRKYFSMDWLRNHIKELAYLKMNYFHLHVSETQGFRLESTSHPEVVAAQHYTKDQIRELVELGQKYHVLIVPEIDMPGHMGGILESHPELQLKNALGIRDTDFIDLSLDGAYALMKDLITEYLPLFPAPFWHLGADEYVSMYALYPQLQAYARSHYGPNATGRDTYYGFINWANGIVRAAGKTTRIWNDGIHAPGSDTIRPNPNIVIEYWFNLGLTPQQHLDAGHTILNASYTPTYYVLGIRHPDDAYTYESWAPPRFQGGHTVAADEPRLRGAKAHVWCDFPNAETEQQIEEGIVPLLRSMAQQTWGSPKIVASYCDFKRIIEATGRAP, encoded by the coding sequence ATGCTTTACACGTTGCGTTGGATCGCAACCGTCGCGGTATTGCTGTTCCTCGGTTGTGCGTCATCCGTGCCCGACACTGCGTCCACGTCTTCTTCCTCACTGGAAGGCGTGGCGCTGGCGTCTCCTCCACCCACGATTCCCGCTTTGCAAGAATGGATTCCGGCATCGTCCGAGGGATATGCCTTTACGTCGAGAAGCCGAATCATCGTTCACGTTGACGACGCCGCGAGCTTGGCCGAAGCCGCCACCGTGTTTGCAAGCGATCTCGCAGCTCTCACCAGCGTGACGCCGGCCATCCTTCCCGGAACGAGCGCCACCGCGCTCCCGGGCGATATTCTGATGGAGCTCGACCCAGGCGATCCCCTGCTCGGCGACGAGGGGTATGCGTTGCAGGTGGGTCCTTCGATTTCGATACGCGCGCACGCCCCGACCGGGGCGTTTTACGCCACGCGCACGCTCTTACAATGGCTACGTCAAACGCACAGCCTCGGCGCAGGCGTCGCGCGGGACTGGCCACGTCATACGGAGCGGGGGCTCATGGTGGACGTGGGCCGCAAATATTTCTCCATGGATTGGCTACGAAATCACATCAAGGAGCTCGCATACCTGAAGATGAATTACTTTCATCTTCACGTGTCGGAGACACAGGGTTTTCGCCTGGAGAGCACGTCGCACCCCGAGGTGGTTGCAGCCCAGCACTACACGAAGGACCAAATCCGCGAGCTGGTCGAGCTAGGGCAGAAGTACCACGTGCTCATCGTGCCCGAGATCGACATGCCGGGGCACATGGGCGGCATTCTGGAGTCGCACCCCGAGTTGCAGTTGAAGAACGCGCTTGGGATTCGCGATACCGATTTCATCGATCTGTCGCTCGATGGCGCGTACGCGTTGATGAAGGATCTGATCACCGAGTACCTGCCGCTCTTCCCTGCCCCGTTTTGGCACTTGGGCGCGGACGAATACGTGAGCATGTACGCGCTGTATCCGCAGCTTCAGGCGTACGCGCGAAGTCACTATGGCCCCAACGCCACCGGGCGGGACACGTATTACGGTTTCATCAACTGGGCCAACGGTATCGTGCGCGCGGCGGGGAAGACGACGCGGATCTGGAACGATGGGATTCACGCGCCCGGGAGCGATACGATTCGGCCGAATCCGAACATCGTGATCGAATATTGGTTCAACCTGGGGCTCACACCCCAGCAGCATCTGGACGCCGGGCACACCATCCTCAACGCGAGTTACACGCCGACGTATTATGTGCTGGGGATTCGGCATCCGGATGACGCGTACACCTACGAGTCGTGGGCACCGCCGCGCTTCCAGGGCGGACACACGGTCGCAGCGGACGAGCCGCGCCTGCGCGGGGCCAAAGCGCACGTATGGTGCGACTTTCCCAACGCCGAAACGGAACAGCAGATCGAGGAGGGCATCGTCCCACTTCTGCGCTCGATGGCGCAGCAAACCTGGGGCTCTCCGAAAATCGTCGCCTCGTACTGCGACTTCAAGCGCATCATCGAAGCGACGGGCCGCGCGCCGTAG
- a CDS encoding M15 family metallopeptidase, with protein MKQKLLAFFAPIAFVACTHAQETKSPEPSGNFVSITDIDPTIVVEARYHGGHNFLGTPVRGYNAPKCLLTRPAAQALANVQAELRPMGLALKVYDCYRPQRAVDHFVEWAKDVNDLKMKTEFYPQVDKSNLFHDGYIAEKSGHTRGSTVDITIDGLDFGTEFDLFDPRSNTADPRPNASQRANRALLKAVMDKHGFKGIKTEWWHFTLRDEPFPKTYFDAPVE; from the coding sequence ATGAAACAGAAGCTCCTCGCCTTTTTCGCGCCCATCGCGTTCGTCGCGTGTACGCATGCCCAAGAGACGAAGTCGCCCGAGCCGTCAGGCAACTTCGTCTCCATCACGGACATCGACCCAACCATCGTGGTCGAGGCGCGTTACCACGGGGGGCATAATTTCCTCGGCACCCCCGTGCGTGGCTACAACGCACCGAAATGCCTTTTGACGCGCCCCGCAGCCCAAGCGTTGGCCAATGTGCAAGCGGAGCTGCGCCCCATGGGGCTCGCTCTGAAGGTCTACGACTGCTACCGCCCGCAGCGCGCCGTCGACCATTTCGTCGAATGGGCCAAGGACGTCAACGACCTGAAAATGAAGACCGAATTCTATCCCCAGGTCGACAAATCCAACTTGTTCCACGATGGCTACATTGCCGAAAAATCGGGCCACACCCGCGGCAGCACCGTGGACATCACCATCGACGGTCTCGATTTCGGCACCGAGTTCGACCTCTTCGACCCGCGCTCGAACACGGCCGATCCTCGCCCCAATGCATCCCAACGCGCCAATCGCGCGCTCCTCAAAGCCGTGATGGACAAGCACGGCTTCAAGGGCATCAAGACCGAGTGGTGGCACTTCACCCTACGCGACGAACCGTTTCCAAAGACGTACTTCGACGCCCCCGTGGAGTGA
- a CDS encoding CAP domain-containing protein — protein MPVLQRPDGLAAVVDRTVVRLLRERGDTFHADGRMSQVATWVATRDEIPASGSTLDTMSRRVGHAAPTLWLVYVRDANVTEARVEDALRRQLETVPRNFPITRYGVGTVHVPGGDIVAIAFGPVELELDPVPKHLAREEPLHLRGAVGDRFTRSTVAITRPDGTVRTFESRTRSFAMDYVVTDVGLYKVEVFGQGTSGPVVVANFPVYVDVREPEPPPPASSAEQEPAMVLTPALADLRMLTLLTEARAEAHLPALIEDEELSALARAHSEDMADHGFFGHVSPTTGTTEERFRRANLLLPLYGENVALGDSPEMAHHALMDSPGHRANMLESRFTHVGIGSVVRPDAFGHRMLTVTLTFGRRPSPPKHRAEK, from the coding sequence TTGCCCGTACTGCAGCGGCCCGACGGATTGGCCGCCGTGGTCGATCGCACCGTGGTGCGCCTGCTGCGCGAGCGCGGGGACACCTTTCATGCAGACGGGCGCATGTCGCAAGTTGCGACATGGGTTGCGACCCGCGACGAGATCCCGGCGAGCGGCTCCACGCTCGATACGATGTCACGCCGGGTTGGACACGCCGCCCCCACGCTCTGGCTCGTCTACGTGCGCGACGCCAACGTGACGGAAGCGCGCGTCGAAGACGCTCTCCGGCGTCAGCTCGAGACGGTGCCGCGCAACTTCCCCATCACGCGCTACGGCGTCGGCACCGTCCACGTTCCGGGCGGCGACATCGTGGCCATCGCCTTTGGACCCGTCGAGCTCGAACTCGATCCCGTGCCCAAGCACCTCGCGCGCGAAGAGCCCCTCCATCTGCGCGGCGCCGTGGGCGATCGCTTCACGCGCTCGACGGTCGCCATCACCCGACCCGATGGCACCGTGCGCACCTTCGAGAGCCGCACGCGCAGCTTCGCCATGGACTACGTCGTCACCGACGTCGGCCTCTACAAGGTCGAGGTGTTCGGCCAGGGCACGAGCGGCCCCGTGGTCGTGGCCAATTTTCCCGTGTACGTCGACGTGCGCGAGCCCGAGCCCCCGCCGCCCGCTTCCAGCGCTGAACAAGAGCCCGCTATGGTGCTCACGCCCGCCCTCGCGGATCTGCGCATGCTGACCCTGCTAACCGAAGCGCGAGCGGAAGCCCACCTCCCTGCCTTAATAGAAGATGAGGAGCTCTCGGCCCTGGCCCGGGCCCACTCGGAGGACATGGCCGATCACGGCTTCTTCGGGCACGTCTCCCCGACCACCGGCACCACCGAGGAGCGATTTCGCCGCGCGAACCTGCTCCTTCCGCTCTACGGAGAGAACGTGGCCCTGGGGGATTCGCCCGAAATGGCGCATCATGCCCTCATGGACAGCCCCGGGCACCGCGCGAACATGCTCGAAAGCCGCTTCACCCACGTGGGGATCGGCTCCGTCGTTCGCCCGGACGCCTTCGGCCATCGCATGCTCACGGTCACCCTAACCTTC